TGCGCGGACCATGGGTGATCTCGGCCTATTACAATCTCGATGACGACAGCCAGTTCACTAAGGACGGCTGGTTCCGCACCGGCGATATTTCGACCATTGATCCGGATGGATTCATGAGCATTGTCGATCGCGTTAAGGACGTCATCAAGACCGGCGGCGAGTGGATCAGCTCTATCGAACTGGAAAACCTGGCGCTGCAGCATCCGAGCGTGCGTGAGGCCGCCGTCATTGCCCGCGCGGATGCCAAGTGGAGCGAACGCCCGCGCTATATTCTGGCCCTGCATCCCGGCAAGACGATCACCGGGCCTGAGTTGCGCGCCACCATCGAGCCGTTCGTGGCGCGATGGTGGATTCCGGAGGATTTCATCGTGGTGGATGAGATTCCCCACAGCGCGACGGGCAAGATCCTGAAGACAGAACTGCGGGAAAAATTCGGCGCTGAGCAGCACCCTGCCGCGCTAAAGATGTAGCGCGCTATTTCAGCGGCAGAAACAGTTCAACGACCACATCATGCGTCGATCTGTCCGGAGCGAATGAGAAGTGCCGCTGACAATAGATCGGAAAGTCACGCGCCTCTTCGCCGCTGGCGGGCAGCCAGTCGCGATAAAGATAAAGCGCGGCTGGCTCCAGGTTGTGGGTATTTTGCACGACGCGCAATACTGCGCAGCGTCCACCGGGTATCACGCCCGCTTGCATGATATCGTCGTCAGGGTCGATCGGCAAATTCGTCCCGACACACAGATCCATGCTGTAATCGGCCGGGTTCGCGGGGGTTCTCTCCGAACGGAAAACGTTGAAGGTCGGGCTCGTTTCGGGTGACAAGCCGGAGGCCTTGCGCCAGGCAATGAACCGCTGGATGGTCTCTTCGAGTGTGGCCCGGTCACCGCGATGCTCCATAATCGCTACCGGCGTGGGGGCAACATCCCGGATCAGGACGTCGTTGTGGTCATAGGTGATCGGCATAAGCTTGCTCCTGGCGTTGTCGAGAGGCCCGAAGGCCGAAAGCCACGGCGCCCAGTCGGGCGATTTCCGGAAGGACGATGGCGATTGCCTGAACCTTTGCCGAAAGGCGCGGGCGAAGGCGTCCGGGGCATCGTAACCGGCATCCATCGCTATATCCGTGATGCTTTGGCCGTCTATGTTAGCCAACTGATGCGAAGCGCGTTTCATGCGGGCAAGCTGGACATAGCGATGCACGGACAACCCGAAGGTTGAGGTGAACTGCCGGTGAAAATGGAACTTTGAGAAGGCTGCGACTCCGCTCAAGCTTTCCAGGTCCAGATCACCGTCAAGATGCTGGTCTATGTAGTCCAGCACCCGTTGCATCCGGGCATGGTAGTTTTGAAGCACCGCCGTCATCGTCTTGTCTCCGTGGCGGAACCATCTAGCCGTACAAGCCTATAACACGCTCGACCGATCTTGCGCTTTGGCGATCAAGTCAAGGCGCGTGAAGATGCAGATTTCAGGCGCGCTTCGCCGTCGCCAGATCGAGATAGGGCAGGACATCGCATTCCGGCATCGGACGGGCGAAGTAATAGCCCTGCACCTTGCGGCAGCCGAGTTCCATCAAGGTGGCCAGTTGCGCCTCGGTCTCGACGCCTTCGATGATGCACTCCAGGCCCATGTCAGCACACAGGGCTGTCAGAGATTTGACGATCTTGAGGCTGACCGGATTGGTGTTGATGTCGGTGACGAAGCTGCGATCGACCTTGATCTTGTCGAGCGGCAGGCTGTGGACGTGGCTCAGCGACGAATAGCCGGTGCCGAAGTCATCGAGCGAAATCCCGACGCCCAGTGCCTTGAAGGTGGTAACGGCGGCGCGCGCCTGGGCGAAATCATGCGACACCGAGGTCTCGGTGATTTCGAAATCGAGGCGTTTGGGGTTGATACCGGAACGATTGATCAGGGCGATGATCTGAACGACGCTCTCGGAGTCGGACAGATCGTGCGCCGACAGATTGAACGACATGCGCATATCAGCCGGCCATGTCTTCAGCGCCGCCAGCGCCTTTTTCAGCAGGGTGCGGGTCACGCGACGGATCAGGCCGGCGCGTTCAGCCAAGGGGATAAACTGATCCGGGCCGACAAAGCCAAGCGTTGGGCTATGCCAGCGTGCCAGGGCCTCAAACGCAATCGTCTCGCCCGTCGTCGTATCGATTATCGGCTGGTAAATCATGGACAGTTCGGCGTCGAGATCAGCGTTTTGCAGGGTGCGTTCGATGATGCCGTGACTGCGTATCTCTTCTTCATGTTCCTCCGAAAACACGACCATATCGCCGCGATGATGACGCTTGGCATGGTAAAGGGCATAGTCGGCGCGTTCAAAAAGCACGTCAGGCGTATCGGCCGATTGCGGATAAAAGGCGACGCCGATTGAGCAACCGAGCTGCACGCTCGAACTGCCGATGCTGAAGGGCAGGCGGAGCTGGTTGCTGATGCTGTCAGAAAGCGCCTTCAGGTCCTCCGGTGCGGGATTGCGGCTGGCGATAAAGCCGAACTCATCGCCGCCAAGCCGGGCCAGGATGAGGTCGTCAGCGCAGGCCTGTTGAATGCGCTGCGCTGCTTCCACCAGTACGCGGTCGCCGGTGGTGTGGCCGTAGGTGTCGTTAATGGGTTTGAAGCCATCGAGGTCGATGATGCCGACCGCAAAGCCGCGACCATCGATCAAAGCGCCGGCGTATTGCCGCTCAAGCTCCGCGAAGAACAGGCGGCGGTTGGCCAGTTGGGTCAGGCTGTCGAGATTGGCAATACGGAAGTTTTCATCGCTGAGGCGGTGCGTTTCGTTGCGAGACGCCACCAGCCGGGCAAAGTCACGCGAATAGATCATTAGTACGGTGATCATGGCGGCACAGACAAAGGTGAGATTAAGCGCCATGGCCTTCAGGCTGATTTGCGGCTGCATGAGGAAAAAGGCGATATAGGGTATGTTAACGACCAGCGTTACCGAAATCGCGGCGGAGCGCAGGTGCATCAGGCAGAAGATGCAGCCGATGACGGTAACCGCCATGTAGAAGGAAACGTGTGCGTGTGCATAGGTATCGCCATAGCCATATAGACTAAGGGCCCAGGCCGTGAAGCCCGCGGCGATGATGATGGCCAGCTTGTTGGTGCGGCGCAATTGATGCAGCACATTGTCATCGTCCAGTTCGGTCCTGGCTTGTCGTGCCCAATGCACCAACCGCGCCACGCAAAGCGCGAAGAGCAGGGCGGGCATGTAGATGCCGAGCCATGGCGGCGCCAGACGGGCATAGGTAAAGGCCACGGCGATTGTATTGATAGAGAGGAGGACATAAAGCAGCGGGATTTGTTTGGTGAAGGCGCTATATTGCGCGCGCGCCAGTTCCATATTGTCGGTCGGCACGCGAAACAATGCGAACAGCGCCGTGGCCGCAGATTTAAAATGGCCAATCTTTAAAGACGATATTTTCAACAACAACGCTCTACCGTGCTTCGGAAACTCCGAAGTCCCTGCACCGCCTGATGCGGCTTATGACAGCTCAAGGTAGCATCGTTATGTGTATAATCAGTTAGTATACGGTCACATGGGTTTCAGGCGGATTGGCGCCTGAGCGTTGCAGATATCGACCGCGCCCGCCGAATGGACAAAAAACGCACCCGAACGGTTGGCGCGCGCCCTGACCCACGCCGAGAAGCTCTGGCTATCGCTATCCAGAACCTGATAAGCTGGCCGCTCCGCAGTGGGCAGGTCAGAGGCCATTTTCGTTGAGACGATCTTTATACGCTGGCTGTCGTCCTTGTAGAAGCCAAGCTCTTCTGTACCGCGCGCGCGGTTGGTGAGGAATTCCATGCCCCCGACCACCCGCCCGACCACGGCGAGGTTGCGATCGAGATGACGCGGTGCATGGCCGATCACTGTATAGAGCTGTGTACCGGAACCTGTATCGGGCGCTACGTCACGTGCCACGCCGATCATGCCGTAACAATGGATCAGCCAGTTCGTCTTGCCGTCACTGGCCACCGGCCATGACTTGATGTGCCCGACCTTCTCGGCATAGGCGTCGCGGTTGGGTAGGGTCTTGAAGGCGCCGGGCGCTGCGAATTCATATTCGGCCGGCGGGGTAGCGTTGATGCCCTTGGCCTCGGTCTTGTCGTCATCGGCACGGCCCCATTGCACGACATAGGCGTCCTGCACGCGGATGATCGAGGCGCCGTCAAAATACCTCGAACGCACTAGCTGGCGGATATTGGCGACGTGCTCGGGCGCGAATGCGCTGGCAAGCTGATAGCTGACCCTGGATCCGTCGGCCAGGGTCATGATCACCAGATCGTCGGGCTGCACATCGGTCCAGGCACTGGCGGGGGCTGCGTCGAGCACCTCCTGCGGCGAGGCTTGCGTGGAGCTGCCCTGTTGGGTGATGGGGGCGGCCCCCATCAGGAACAGAGCGGCGGTGCCGCTCACGAGAAAGCGCTTGATCATGAAAGGCTCCGAACGTGTTTCGAAAGAGACTACGCGCCCCAAACAGGCGCGCAAGTAAAATTCTTTTTTAACCACGTCTCTTCACCGTGTTTTCGCATCCCGTCTGTAAGATGACACCCTGAACAGATGGAGTTTCGCCTTGTCCCGCGCCCGTAACATGACCTTCATGGTCCGCACCTGCCTTGTGGTTCTGACCGTAACCATAGGCGTTCTGGTCTTTGGACCTTTCAGCGGCCTGGAACAAAAGGTCGGCTTCACCGACAAGGAAGCCCATGCGCTGGCCTTTTATGCCCTGACAGTAGTGGCTCTGCTGGCGCTGCCGAAGATCCGCAAGTGGGATGTGGCCCTTGCCTGTTTGGCGCTTGGTGGTCTGGTCGAGGTGGTTCAGGCCATGGTGGGCCGTGATGGCAATATCGCCGACTGGCTGGCGGACGCGCTGGGCGTGGCGCTTGTTATGGCGCCGTTGGTCATGCTGTCGCTGCGCCGCTCGATGCAGGGCCAGCGTCCGTCGCGTCGTCGCACCGATCGCGTCGGTTCGCATGCTGATAAGGCTGCCGGCAAGGTTTAAAGCACGTTTTTATAGTTGTCGAGGTAAGGTGAGGGGGAGCCTTGCCGCCCATACTTCAGCATTCTGTGTATCTTTTTTGCCGCAGAATGCATTCAAACGCGTTGACAGGCTCGATTTCAATATATTTTTTTGATGGTGACCTGTTGCCACCAAACAGCTCAAACGCTGCTTCTCATATTACCCTGCACATGTCAGACGCTTCACGCGCGACCGTCTGACGCAATCTTAATGCCACCGCTACAACTCACGGTATGTGACTGCCTGCGTGGAAATTTTGCAATATTTTGCAACCCATACGTATTTATTGTCCGTTTTACGAAGTCGCTTTTTTAAAGATCTGAATTAAAAGTATTTTTCAAAAAAGCTCGAAAAAAACTTAACAAAGTTATAACGGTGTCAAACCAAATATTACCGCCGTTTTTCAAATCTATTACCTATAAAATTCTTTTATAAATGAGTTGGTTGACGCGGCAGGGCTTGAAATAGATCTGCAATGTCCGGGTTAGTCCTTTTTGCATACTTTTGATGCGCCAATCTCTCCATGCAGTTCTACTCATACGTGATTTTCATTAACTTGCCGGTAAGTCTTGCGACATAACCGTGACCAGCCAAGTTTATTGATCACTGGTGCAGTTACTGATTTGTGAGGCTTACATGAGTATGAGTTTATTACGATATGCCGGGCGGATCGCTTTGGCATGCGCCATTCTGGTGATGCCGCTGACGGCTAATGCCGACGGGGCGCGCGAAGTTCAGGTGGCCGGGCGCACCCTGACATTTCTGGATAATGGTCCTACGGGTCGGGTGACATTCGCTGTCGTCTTTGATCCTTCAAAACCGGCGTCGGTGGCCGAAAAAGATGAGGTCATGGCAGCCTTAGGGGCAGGTATGGCTGTCGGTGCGGTCACTGTGGTCGGCAAGGCTGTTGATGTCGGATCAGTGGCCGGCACGAGTGGTGTGGGCGCCTTTTATCTCACCCACGGCGTCAATTACGCGGCTGTCGGCGCCGCCGCCAAAAGCAAGAAGACCTTGAGCATCAGTTCTGACATGGCCTGCGTTAAGTCTGGCGCCTGCGTCATGGGCGTAGCCGCCACGCCGAAGGTTGAAATTGTCGTCAACTCGGCTTCAGCCGCCGCCATCGGGGCTTCGTTCAAGCCCGCCTTCAAAATGATGATCAAGGAAATCTAGGCTGAAGAGGCCTTCAGGAGAAGCGTACCATGCGTAAGTTCACCCAATCCCTTTGCGCGGCCACAGCGGCCCTGCCCTTAATGCTGGCGGCGGTACACGCCTCAGCGCAATCCATTGATTACGGCTCATTGGAGTCCCTATTCAACGAGCCCGTCACGACATCGGCGACCGGCTCACCTCAGCGTGCCGCCCAGGCTTCCGCCAATATAGAAATCATTACGGCCGAGGATATTGACCGGTCAGGCGCCCGCACGATCCCCGATATATTGGCTCAGGTGACGGGCATGGACGTACGTCGCTCATCCATGGGCGGCGTCGACGTCAATGTGCGCGGTTACAACCAGCCCATGAGCGGCAAATTGCTGGTCCTCATCAATGGCCGTCAGGTCTATCTGGATCACTATGGCTTCACTTACTGGGACGCCCTGCCGGTGGAACTGGCGGAAATTCGGCAAATCGAAGTCGTCAAGGGACCGAATACGGCTCTGTTCGGCTTCAACGCCGTTTCTGGCGTCGTCAATATCATTACCTATTCGCCTCTCAACGATAAGACCAATGCTGTTGCCGTCCGTGGCGGCTCGCAGTCACTGGGGGAGGTGTCGCTGGTGACGACGTTCAAGCTCGGCAGCAAGGTCGGCATACGCTTATCGGGCGGAACCTATACGGCGGATGAGTTTTCGGACGCCAACGCTGCGGTGCCAGGTATTCCTTCCAGCCCGCGCCGCAACAGTTTTTCAGCGGACGGTATTATTCAACTAACTCCGAAGACGCAGTTGGAACTGGAAGCGACCTATTCAGACATGTCCCGCATGAGCGAAACACCATTCTTTGCTTCGGAAGTCTCTAACGGCAATACCAAGAGCCTGCGCGGAAGTGTGATCTCCGAGACCAAGTTCGGTCTCGTTAAGGCCAACGTCTACAGTAATCACTTCTGGAATACCCTCCACGCGCCAAACCGTTTCATATTTGGTAACGAGGTGGTTGTTGCTCAGGCGGAAGATCTTTTAAAGATCGGCGCAAATCATACGGTGCGCCTGGCCGTTGAGCATCGTGACAACCATGCAACTGGTGCTTTTGAGACGGCGAAGATCCAGATCACGAGCGGCAGCGCCATGTGGTCGTGGCAGGTTTCAGATGCCCTGAACTGGACGAATGCCATTCGTTACGACACGGTTCATCAGTCCTATCAGTATATCGGTAAGCGTTATGACGCGACGGGTTTCAATAGCACTGTGGTCTATAAGGCAACCGACAAGGATACATGGCGTTTTTCGGCAGCCCGAGGTGTATCGGCGCCTTCTCTGATCGATCTAAGTGCAAATGTGACGGAAAAACCCATGTTCGTCAGCAATGCCGAGGTAAGCTACAGCCATCATATTGATGCTGTCAGGGGCAATGTACGCCTAAGTGCCTTTACGGAAAAGTTCACCGACGTAAAGGGCTTTAACCCCGGCCTGACGACGAATTTTGGCGATAGTTCCTCGTCGGGTTTTGAAGCTGAAATTACGGGAAAGACAGGCGATCACCTCGACTGGAAACTTGGCTATATCTACCAAAGCGTCGACGATAAGCTCGATAACACGACAAACGGAATTGTTTATACGCAGCCGGGCGCTTACGAACCAGGCACGTCAAAAGGCATAGTTGTCGGTCAGGTGAGATATGCGACCGGCGCATGGGATTTCGGCCTGTTCGCGCACAGCGTCAGCGAAAGTGACCAACTCTACTATGTCGGCACAGGTTACCTGCTCGATCATGTGCCTTCGTATGTCTCCACGGGCGCACGTGTAGCTTACAAGATCAATCCGAAACTGACCATGGAACTGGCCGGTCAGGACCTGACCAACAATAAGACCAAGCAGTTCAGCCTCTATCGCATTGAATCGCGCACCTATCTGACTCTTAAAGCGCGTTACTGAAGATCTGAACATATGCACTTATCCTGAGCCTCATCTGTTTTCAAACCCGATCACAGGTGAGGCTTAAAATCTGGTTCATGTCGGAGGATACCGCACTTCATACGGCTTTTAGAGCCATCTTGAATCGATGATCCAGTTAACACATCACAATCAAATTATATCGCTGCGCCGGGGAGGCTCTCGTTCAGTGTTAGGGAAATACAAAATGTTCAAGCCAGGAAAAGCCATAGCTTCGTTTGATATTTTGAAGCCGTCAGGCTGGCCGTTTATACTGAAATTTCTGGCGCCGGGCGCGGTTTCGGTCGTGTTGATTGTCGCGCTGGCTATAAGCGCCAGTGTTGCGTTGACCACGCAGACCAAGCGGATGGAAACGGTTGTCAAGGGGGCCCTGCAAAACGCAGTCTTTCTAGGACACGTCCGTTCCGAACTGCGTGGTGACGCTCGTGATCTCTACAGCATCCTGGCGACGAGTGACCCCATGTCCAGCATAGAAGCCGCCGCCAAGGTCAGCAACAATCTGAAGCATCTTCAGGATGAGGTCAAACAGCGGGCCGCATCGACGGTGGATGCCGAGGATAAAAAAAATCTGCAGGCCCTAGTGACGGAAATCGGGACGCAAAGAGATTCGGTAGATTTGATTTCCTCCATGCTTGGGATAGATATGGAGGCCGCGAAGTCTTTCATTGAACCTTATAAGATGTCGGAAGCAAAGACCGATGCCATCGTCGAAAACATAATTCAGGCCACCAATCAAAAAGCCAAGGCTTTGGCGGCCTTGAGTGTCAGTTCGGCACGCAGCCAGACCATGGTTGTGATCGCCATTTCTGTTATTGCCGCTCTCTGTGCGGCCGCATTCAGCCTGCTGATTGGCCGCTCCACCGCGAAATCCATTCAGACGATCGCTGTGGCCACGCATCGGCTGGCCGAAGGTGATATGACGGTTGAGACGGAAAGTCTGGTCCGTCATGACGAGCTAGGCCAGGTCGTAGAAGCCCTCAGCGTCTTCAAGGACGTAACGCAAAAAAGCCGGGCCCTGAGTGCAGAACAGGAAGAGGGGGCCAAGACACGCCTGGAGCGCGCTAGCCAGATGGAAGCGCTTATTTCGCAGTTCAACACCGATTTTTCTGGTCTTATCCGAAGCGTTGAGAAAGCTTCCAGCCATCTTGAGCAAAGCGCCTCTATTCTGACCACCACCTCCGCTGATAATACGACCCGTGCGCATTCGGCCGTCAACTCCATCTTTGGTGTGCGGGATTCCATGAGCACGGTGGCCGCGGCATCGGAAGAATTAGGCGCAACCATCGCTGAGGTCGATCGTCAGGCGACGGCCTCGGCCAATGTGGCCCGCGACGCGACGGAACGGGCTGAGATTACCCAGAATTCTGTGGCCCAACTGACCTCGGCCGTCAGCCGTATTAATGAGATTGTGGACCTGATCTCATCTGTGGCCAGCCAGACCAATCTTCTGGCCCTTAACGCAACCATTGAAGCGGCGCGCGCCGGCGATGCTGGCAAGGGGTTCGCGGTTGTTGCCCACGAGGTAAAGGGACTGGCGGATCAGACCTCAAAGGCGACAGGCGAAATTCGCGCACGCATCAATGAAGTACGTCAGGCGGCCGATCATACGACCCATGAAATCAGCGCTATCGCCGACGTCATTCTTCAAATGCAGGGTATCGCCGAGAATACTTCGGAATCCGTGCGCCAGCAGGTGCTGGCGACCCAGGAGATTACCGTAAGCCTGGCCTCCGCCCTGCATGGCGCAGGTGAAGCGTCTTCGACGATCGAGGGGCTCAACACCGCAGCCGAAGAGACAGGTCATGTCTCCAGCGCCGTCAACGAAGCTTCCAGGAGCCTGTCTACCCAGGCCGATCAAATGAAGGACGTCGTTGAGGGCTTCTTGCGCCGCGCCTCATCTATGTAAGCTTCCGGGTAAGCTTGTCTGGTGCCGGCTCGCTCGGGGGAGCCGGCTATTTCCTTGCCTTGGGCGCGGTTCGGCGGGTGCGGACGGGCTTGGCGGGCGCAGCTTCAATTACATCCAGATCCTGCCCGCTGATAGCGGCATCGAAACCGCCGGGATCATCGGGCTGCGGTACAGGATTGACCTTGCCGGCAGCCGGCTTTTGCGCAGCGCGTATAAACGGCATCGACGGCACATAGCGCGACGCCATATCCGGCACTTCCGCCAGGCCCTTTTCACCGCGTTCATAACGCGGATGGGCGAGGGTGGCGTTACGGGCATAGGTCAGGATGAGGTCGCTCCAGTCAGAAGCGCTGTAGGCGAAAGCCTTGCCTTCGGCATCAATATCCGACCATTCGGGTTCACCCTTGGCCATGGCGGCCTGCGCCACCCAGGTGCGGGCTGAGTCCATGTCGCCCAGGGCCTGCGCACCACGCGCCATAAGGCCGGCGATACGCTTGGTCAGCTTATCCTCGGTCGCGTCTTCGGCCAGGGCCGTTATGGCAGCGGTGATCTCGGGGCGGGCGGCATTAAGCAAGGCGCGTTCGAGTTGGAGGATACGGCTTTCGCGGTGTTTCGGATTGCGGTCGACCAGCCCGATCAGGCGGCGGGCGCGCTCCTTCGGCGTCTCGCTCGACACCAGATCGCGGTAGGTCAGCCAGATGGCCGGGTGCGGATGGGCACCCCAGGCGGCTTCCAGTACATCCTCGGCGCGGCCAAGCTTCTTGGCGCGGGTCAAAAGGCGGGCGGCGATCAGCGCGGCGGGGGTAAAGCCGGGCTGCAACTTGGCGGCGCGTTGGGCGTAATCGAGCGCCTGATCGCGCACGGTGGCGTCTTCTGAGGCTTCGAGGCGGGCAGCGGACGCGGCCATCAGCGAGGCCTTGGCGCGTTCGGAGAAGATCGGCGAGATCAGCTTGCGGTTCAGCGCGCTTTCTATCAGGTCGAGCGCCTCCGCCCATTCACCGGCCTCAAGACGGGCCTCGAACAGGGTCTCGAAGGCCCACATGGTCGGGCGGGGCTGGTTATAGGCCTCGGTGGCGAGCTTGACGGCCTCGGCTTTTTCGCCCTGACTTTTTGCCAGTTGCATAAGGCCTTTGAGACCGGCCAGTTTGAGTTCGGGCACATTGAGCATGGCGCTGTAGGCGGTTTTTGTGGCTACGTCATCACCGGCTTCCTCGGCGGCCATGGCGCTTAAAATTCGCACCAGCACGATATTGTCACACAGATCGAGCGCCTTGGCGGCGTGACGGCGGGCTTCATTGCCATCACCGCTGGCCACGCTCAGGAAACCGCGGGTCAGGGTTTCGTCACCCTGTTTGCGGCGGGTGGCGGCACGGGCGCGCTCGGCGCGTTGCGGCGAACGCGACAGCCATAGGGCGATATTCCAGAAGGTGACGGCGCAGAAGGCCAGCACGCTGATGATGATGATGGCCGCCGCTGCCGAGGTGTCGACGCGGTAGCTGAGCCAGTTCAGGCTGGCCGTGCCGGCATCGGAAATGCCGGCGATCGTCAGGGCCACCAGCGTGGTGATGCCGAGCAGGATCAGAAACGAACGGATCAAAGCACGCCTCCGTTGCGCAAGGGGGTATCGGTCGCCGTCGTCTGGCTCAGGCGATTGAGCGCGCTTTCCGAGATATGGCGCGTGGTGTCATCGACCAGCACACGGGCGCGGGCCTGATCGATCCACGGCGAAAGCGCTTTTTGAGCGGCTGGCGACAGGGTGTTGAGATAGGCGACGGCGCCCTTGAGGTCGCCGTTGTTCAGCCGGATTTCGGCGCGTTGCAGAATGGCGTCAGCCCCTTGTCCGTTGATGTCATCCGTGCGGCGGATGGAGATAAAGCCGCCTAGCGCATGTCTCAGTTGGCTGAAGAGGTCGTCCTTGCCGTCATCGGCCTGAACGGCGCTGTTGGCGCGGGCCGCCACGGCGGGAAATTTGACCGCCAAGGTGACTTCGCTTGGCACGCCCTTTTCGGCATAGGGACGCAAGGCCGTCACCAGGCTTGGATCATCGATGCCGGCTTCGACCACGGCCAGTTCCGACAGGAAGGGCTGTTCGGTGCGGGCGGCCTGTTGCAGGGTGCGGGCGGCAAAGGCCGAGGCCGCCGCCTTGGCCAGCGCCTGCTGGTTGGCCTCGACGCGATCGAGACGCGCTGAAAGCTGGGAGAGGGCGGTCGGATCGGCGGTATAGAGCGGTTGAGCTGGCGCCGTGGCCTCAGCGGGATGAAGCTGGCCTTGCAGGGCCGCGATCTGGGCGTCTTTCTGCGGATCGGAGGCCGCCACAGCCGGGGCGCTGGCGGCGGGCTCCGCTGTTGCCACGATCGCTCTGGAATCTTGAGACATCTTGAACGCAACCGCCGCTATGACGATGGCGATCATGATCACCAGCGGTGCCGCGAACAGCAGGAACACGCGCGTCATTTTCGCGGCGTCCTTGCGATGCGCCTCTTGCGCTGCAAACTCCTGGTCGAGAGTTTCACCTGAGAGTGTGGAATCAAGTGGTTCGCTCATGATCTGCCCTACGTTACGTCTGTCATCACATCCAGCATGGCAGCTTCGGTCGGTGTGGCGGCGATGCGCCGGTTCAGGCCCGCTTCAAGCGCCTCCCTGATCTCCGGTGCAGCACTGTCGCGCAAGCCGCGCTCCACACCCTGCCATGCCGCTTCAGAAATACAGATAAAGGTGATCTTGGGGAAGCAAAGTTTATCGTGATAGGCAATTAGCGCCTCGGCGATGGCGCGGCCGGCCTTGGGTGATTGGACCAGAATATAGCGCATGCGCTCCAGATCGGCGGGCGTAAACCGCGGCAAGACGTATTGCGTCTCATAGACCGCGACTTCGCTGATCCGGAAGCCTTCGGCTTGCAGGGTTTCGCTCATGGCCGATGCCGGTTCGCGTGGCGCGGCATAGAGCAGGCGTGTCCGCTTGTCGGCCTCGCCACGGATACGGTCGGTCAGGGTATGGACATTGCCGCCGGCCGAGATTACGCGCTGGAACTTCTTTTCGCGGGCGGCATCGGCGGTGGATTCGCCGACGCACCAGACGGTAAGCGCGCGGCGGCTGCATAGCGCGCTAAAGGCATTGAGGCCATTGCGGCTGGTGATGATCAGAGCATCGAAACTGTGCGGATCGATGATCGGCCTGAGCGGCTGGATCTTGAGCACAGGCGCCACAAAGGTGG
The window above is part of the Asticcacaulis sp. MM231 genome. Proteins encoded here:
- a CDS encoding AraC family transcriptional regulator — its product is MTAVLQNYHARMQRVLDYIDQHLDGDLDLESLSGVAAFSKFHFHRQFTSTFGLSVHRYVQLARMKRASHQLANIDGQSITDIAMDAGYDAPDAFARAFRQRFRQSPSSFRKSPDWAPWLSAFGPLDNARSKLMPITYDHNDVLIRDVAPTPVAIMEHRGDRATLEETIQRFIAWRKASGLSPETSPTFNVFRSERTPANPADYSMDLCVGTNLPIDPDDDIMQAGVIPGGRCAVLRVVQNTHNLEPAALYLYRDWLPASGEEARDFPIYCQRHFSFAPDRSTHDVVVELFLPLK
- a CDS encoding EAL domain-containing protein, encoding MKISSLKIGHFKSAATALFALFRVPTDNMELARAQYSAFTKQIPLLYVLLSINTIAVAFTYARLAPPWLGIYMPALLFALCVARLVHWARQARTELDDDNVLHQLRRTNKLAIIIAAGFTAWALSLYGYGDTYAHAHVSFYMAVTVIGCIFCLMHLRSAAISVTLVVNIPYIAFFLMQPQISLKAMALNLTFVCAAMITVLMIYSRDFARLVASRNETHRLSDENFRIANLDSLTQLANRRLFFAELERQYAGALIDGRGFAVGIIDLDGFKPINDTYGHTTGDRVLVEAAQRIQQACADDLILARLGGDEFGFIASRNPAPEDLKALSDSISNQLRLPFSIGSSSVQLGCSIGVAFYPQSADTPDVLFERADYALYHAKRHHRGDMVVFSEEHEEEIRSHGIIERTLQNADLDAELSMIYQPIIDTTTGETIAFEALARWHSPTLGFVGPDQFIPLAERAGLIRRVTRTLLKKALAALKTWPADMRMSFNLSAHDLSDSESVVQIIALINRSGINPKRLDFEITETSVSHDFAQARAAVTTFKALGVGISLDDFGTGYSSLSHVHSLPLDKIKVDRSFVTDINTNPVSLKIVKSLTALCADMGLECIIEGVETEAQLATLMELGCRKVQGYYFARPMPECDVLPYLDLATAKRA
- a CDS encoding peptidylprolyl isomerase translates to MIKRFLVSGTAALFLMGAAPITQQGSSTQASPQEVLDAAPASAWTDVQPDDLVIMTLADGSRVSYQLASAFAPEHVANIRQLVRSRYFDGASIIRVQDAYVVQWGRADDDKTEAKGINATPPAEYEFAAPGAFKTLPNRDAYAEKVGHIKSWPVASDGKTNWLIHCYGMIGVARDVAPDTGSGTQLYTVIGHAPRHLDRNLAVVGRVVGGMEFLTNRARGTEELGFYKDDSQRIKIVSTKMASDLPTAERPAYQVLDSDSQSFSAWVRARANRSGAFFVHSAGAVDICNAQAPIRLKPM
- a CDS encoding VanZ family protein, encoding MSRARNMTFMVRTCLVVLTVTIGVLVFGPFSGLEQKVGFTDKEAHALAFYALTVVALLALPKIRKWDVALACLALGGLVEVVQAMVGRDGNIADWLADALGVALVMAPLVMLSLRRSMQGQRPSRRRTDRVGSHADKAAGKV
- a CDS encoding TonB-dependent receptor domain-containing protein, which produces MRKFTQSLCAATAALPLMLAAVHASAQSIDYGSLESLFNEPVTTSATGSPQRAAQASANIEIITAEDIDRSGARTIPDILAQVTGMDVRRSSMGGVDVNVRGYNQPMSGKLLVLINGRQVYLDHYGFTYWDALPVELAEIRQIEVVKGPNTALFGFNAVSGVVNIITYSPLNDKTNAVAVRGGSQSLGEVSLVTTFKLGSKVGIRLSGGTYTADEFSDANAAVPGIPSSPRRNSFSADGIIQLTPKTQLELEATYSDMSRMSETPFFASEVSNGNTKSLRGSVISETKFGLVKANVYSNHFWNTLHAPNRFIFGNEVVVAQAEDLLKIGANHTVRLAVEHRDNHATGAFETAKIQITSGSAMWSWQVSDALNWTNAIRYDTVHQSYQYIGKRYDATGFNSTVVYKATDKDTWRFSAARGVSAPSLIDLSANVTEKPMFVSNAEVSYSHHIDAVRGNVRLSAFTEKFTDVKGFNPGLTTNFGDSSSSGFEAEITGKTGDHLDWKLGYIYQSVDDKLDNTTNGIVYTQPGAYEPGTSKGIVVGQVRYATGAWDFGLFAHSVSESDQLYYVGTGYLLDHVPSYVSTGARVAYKINPKLTMELAGQDLTNNKTKQFSLYRIESRTYLTLKARY